One genomic segment of Desulforamulus reducens MI-1 includes these proteins:
- a CDS encoding ABC transporter substrate-binding protein, translated as MFRKKSFFMLLLVSLLAVAMVGCGGGDNKEKAADKAKQKVFVFGQGSDPRGLDPAFVDDGESANPIVNIYDGLVRYKTGSTEIEPALATEWSSSEDGKEWTFKLRQGVKFHDGTPFNADAVVFSVNRQLPPNRTDAMPYASFTFGPVEKIEKVDDYTVKFILNEPYAPFLANLAMALAAPIVSPAAVEKYGDKFIENPVGTGPFKFVEWKKGQQIVLEANKEYWGGAPKLDKLVYKFIKENSVRASELRTGSIQAMNGVDPNDVKMLEEAGLNVIKNPGMNINYLAFFCNKKPFDNPKLRLAVAHAINRENLINFLYQGLAELPNSMLPNFMPGHDKSLQAPEYNPEKAKQLLAEAGYPNGLKVTLLTYSTVRPYNPVGGDKLAAAVQADLRKVGIEAEIKTYPWKEYKEIYTPEVVEAGDMMLYGWIGDNGDPDNFLSLLETKEIKSTLNAAKYSNKQVDELLMKGRTARTQEERNAAYSELQKIVQAEAPWVFISHSKDMAAVSKKVEGFDLHPVGVVYFRDVDIK; from the coding sequence ATGTTCCGTAAGAAAAGTTTTTTCATGCTGTTGCTGGTATCTTTGCTGGCAGTGGCCATGGTTGGCTGTGGCGGCGGTGACAACAAAGAAAAGGCTGCTGACAAAGCCAAGCAAAAGGTATTTGTTTTTGGCCAGGGTTCCGATCCCAGGGGCTTGGATCCGGCTTTTGTTGATGATGGTGAATCTGCCAACCCTATTGTCAATATTTATGACGGTCTTGTTCGTTATAAAACTGGCAGCACTGAGATTGAACCTGCCTTGGCTACCGAGTGGTCTTCCTCAGAGGATGGCAAAGAATGGACCTTTAAGTTACGTCAAGGCGTAAAATTCCACGACGGAACCCCCTTTAACGCCGATGCGGTGGTATTCAGCGTAAACCGTCAATTGCCTCCTAATCGAACCGATGCTATGCCCTATGCTTCCTTTACCTTTGGTCCTGTGGAAAAGATTGAGAAAGTGGACGACTACACAGTTAAGTTTATCCTCAACGAGCCCTATGCTCCCTTCTTGGCTAACCTGGCAATGGCTCTGGCTGCCCCCATCGTTAGCCCTGCAGCCGTTGAAAAATATGGTGACAAATTTATTGAGAACCCTGTTGGTACCGGACCCTTCAAGTTTGTTGAGTGGAAAAAGGGTCAGCAAATCGTGTTGGAAGCCAACAAGGAATACTGGGGTGGCGCTCCCAAACTTGACAAACTGGTTTACAAGTTTATTAAAGAAAACTCTGTACGTGCCAGTGAGTTAAGAACCGGGTCCATTCAGGCCATGAACGGCGTGGACCCTAACGATGTGAAGATGTTGGAAGAGGCAGGTCTGAATGTAATCAAAAACCCCGGTATGAATATCAACTACCTGGCGTTTTTCTGCAACAAGAAGCCCTTTGACAATCCTAAACTACGTTTAGCTGTTGCTCATGCCATTAACCGTGAGAACTTAATCAACTTCCTGTACCAGGGTCTGGCTGAGCTTCCTAATAGTATGCTGCCCAACTTTATGCCCGGACATGATAAGTCCCTGCAGGCTCCTGAGTATAACCCTGAAAAGGCCAAGCAACTGCTGGCCGAAGCAGGTTATCCCAATGGCTTGAAGGTTACCCTGTTAACCTACTCCACCGTGCGTCCTTATAACCCCGTGGGTGGAGATAAACTGGCTGCTGCTGTACAAGCTGATCTACGTAAAGTAGGGATCGAAGCAGAAATTAAAACCTATCCTTGGAAAGAATACAAGGAAATTTATACCCCTGAAGTTGTTGAGGCCGGCGACATGATGCTCTATGGCTGGATTGGTGACAATGGTGACCCGGATAACTTCTTATCTTTGCTGGAAACCAAGGAAATCAAGAGCACTCTGAATGCTGCCAAGTACTCCAACAAGCAGGTAGATGAACTGCTAATGAAAGGTCGTACCGCCCGAACTCAGGAAGAGCGGAACGCTGCTTACAGTGAATTGCAAAAAATTGTACAGGCCGAAGCTCCCTGGGTGTTCATTAGCCACAGTAAAGATATGGCTGCTGTAAGCAAGAAAGTAGAAGGCTTTGATCTACACCCCGTAGGTGTTGTATACTTCCGTGATGTAGATATCAAGTAG
- a CDS encoding DUF1540 domain-containing protein: MPNIRCSVTECAYNSNVMCDAPMIQVNHSGGEQSSTSEETKCDTFKPRTQS, from the coding sequence ATGCCGAACATAAGATGTTCTGTAACCGAGTGTGCATATAACTCCAATGTTATGTGTGATGCTCCCATGATTCAAGTAAATCATTCCGGAGGTGAGCAATCCAGCACCTCTGAAGAAACTAAATGCGATACTTTTAAGCCCAGAACCCAATCTTAA
- the rnhA gene encoding ribonuclease HI gives MNTNQNTNLKEITMYTDGACSGNPGPGGYGVVMLYKGHRKELSAGFRDTTNNRMELLATIVGLETLKEKCNVNLYTDSQYVVNAIEKGWAKKWRANGWMRNKKEPALNPDLWERLLKLCEFHNVKFNWVKGHAGHPENERCDQLAVAAAKQPNLPLDVR, from the coding sequence ATGAACACAAATCAAAATACAAACCTAAAAGAAATCACCATGTACACCGATGGAGCCTGTTCCGGCAATCCCGGTCCAGGTGGCTATGGTGTTGTTATGCTATATAAAGGACACCGCAAGGAACTGTCTGCAGGGTTTCGGGATACCACCAACAACCGGATGGAGTTATTGGCTACCATTGTAGGCCTGGAAACACTGAAAGAAAAGTGCAATGTTAATCTCTATACAGACTCCCAGTATGTCGTCAATGCCATTGAAAAGGGTTGGGCTAAGAAGTGGCGGGCCAACGGTTGGATGCGTAATAAGAAGGAACCTGCTCTCAATCCAGATTTGTGGGAACGATTATTAAAACTCTGTGAATTTCACAATGTTAAATTCAACTGGGTTAAGGGGCATGCTGGCCATCCGGAAAATGAACGTTGTGACCAACTGGCGGTGGCAGCTGCCAAGCAGCCTAATCTACCCCTGGATGTACGATAA
- the pepF gene encoding oligoendopeptidase F, translating to MNTNIKNRDEIEEQFKWNLSTMYKSVEEVKQDMKKIKDLLNQFKGYQGKLTDKETLLKALLLQDQMDQLVEKCYTYSHMKLDEDNTNTQSLALFDQVRSLFVLYSEDTSFFVPEIMKLDFQQLSCYAKDERFQDYRHFIREIGRNKEHILSDSEEKLLSSFGEIAGAPKSIFQTLNNADLKFGEVKDENNETVELTHGRYQSLIQSRHRDVRKAAYNELYRVYKCFKNTIAQTFINSVKKDCLYARLRKYNSALEASTFSDNVAVSVYNNLIASIHRNIPLLHQYIKFRKGVMQLPELYMYDLYVPLVTELNKKYSYQEAVDMVLKGLNKLGDQYVSNLRQGLENGWVDIYENKGKTSGAYSTGAYGNHPYILLNYNGTMNDVFTLAHEAGHAMHTLYSHKNQPYRNASYTIFVAEVASTLNENLLMKYLLDETKDPKEKLFLLNYNLEQVRTTVFRQTMFAEFEKITHEKVEQGESLTPDSLCEIYYELNKFYYQGVQMDDEIALEWARIPHFYNAFYVYKYATGFSAAVALSKGILEGGQNELNKYLEFLSSGGKDYPIELLKKAGVDMATPQPVEACLQSFGENIKLASTLI from the coding sequence ATGAATACCAATATTAAAAACCGAGATGAAATAGAAGAGCAGTTTAAATGGAACCTCAGCACCATGTATAAAAGTGTTGAAGAAGTTAAACAGGATATGAAAAAAATTAAGGACCTTTTAAATCAGTTTAAAGGTTATCAGGGGAAGTTAACTGATAAAGAAACCCTTCTGAAAGCCCTGCTTCTACAAGATCAAATGGATCAACTGGTCGAAAAGTGTTACACCTACTCCCATATGAAATTGGACGAGGACAATACCAATACACAGTCCTTGGCTCTTTTCGACCAGGTTAGAAGTCTTTTTGTTCTATACAGTGAAGATACCAGTTTTTTTGTGCCAGAAATCATGAAGTTAGACTTTCAACAATTAAGCTGCTATGCAAAGGATGAAAGGTTTCAGGATTACCGTCACTTCATCCGGGAAATTGGCAGAAACAAAGAACATATTCTCTCGGATTCGGAGGAAAAACTACTTTCCTCCTTTGGTGAAATTGCCGGGGCACCCAAAAGTATTTTTCAAACCTTAAATAATGCAGATCTCAAATTTGGAGAAGTAAAAGATGAGAACAATGAAACCGTTGAACTTACCCACGGTCGCTATCAGAGTCTCATCCAGAGCCGTCATCGTGATGTTCGTAAGGCAGCCTATAACGAACTATACAGGGTCTATAAATGCTTCAAGAATACCATTGCCCAAACCTTTATTAATTCTGTAAAAAAGGATTGTCTCTATGCCAGACTACGCAAATACAACAGTGCCTTGGAAGCCAGTACCTTTTCGGATAACGTAGCTGTTTCGGTTTACAATAATTTAATTGCTTCCATTCACAGGAATATTCCACTACTGCATCAGTATATAAAATTTCGTAAAGGTGTGATGCAACTGCCTGAACTGTATATGTATGATCTTTATGTGCCTCTGGTAACTGAGCTAAATAAAAAATATTCTTACCAAGAAGCTGTTGACATGGTTCTTAAGGGCCTGAATAAGCTGGGAGATCAATATGTCAGCAACCTAAGGCAAGGTCTGGAAAACGGTTGGGTAGACATCTATGAGAATAAAGGAAAAACCTCAGGGGCTTACTCCACTGGTGCCTATGGCAATCACCCATATATTCTTTTAAATTATAACGGTACAATGAATGATGTTTTTACCCTGGCCCATGAAGCCGGTCATGCCATGCATACCCTATACTCCCATAAAAATCAACCTTACCGAAACGCCAGTTATACGATCTTTGTGGCAGAGGTGGCTTCTACTCTAAATGAAAATCTTTTAATGAAGTACCTGTTGGATGAAACCAAAGATCCTAAGGAAAAATTATTCCTATTAAATTATAATCTGGAGCAGGTTAGAACCACTGTGTTCCGCCAAACTATGTTTGCTGAATTTGAAAAAATCACCCATGAAAAGGTCGAACAAGGGGAAAGCCTAACTCCAGATAGCCTATGTGAGATCTACTATGAATTAAATAAGTTTTATTACCAGGGAGTTCAGATGGATGATGAGATTGCCCTGGAGTGGGCCCGCATACCTCATTTCTATAATGCCTTTTATGTATATAAATACGCCACTGGCTTCAGTGCGGCTGTGGCACTGTCCAAGGGTATCCTGGAGGGTGGCCAAAATGAGTTAAACAAATATCTTGAGTTTCTATCCAGCGGTGGCAAGGATTACCCCATTGAGCTTTTGAAAAAGGCCGGCGTAGATATGGCCACCCCCCAGCCAGTGGAAGCTTGTTTACAATCCTTTGGGGAAAACATAAAGTTGGCCTCTACCTTAATCTAG
- a CDS encoding zinc ribbon domain-containing protein, translating into MNYTRNLWQLQLLEKYHKSMSGKKPGNEIIQQLQQLKKEIEAGQMQLKELKTHYQRIKEQSFELEQKSKETRGKCEQINAKIYDGTLHVKEIQGCQQRVERLKQDISRLEDLELEKMQIKEDIKKQWESKKGTLELLKTKYKELHSRYLQEKEEIKERTAETARKMEELIQNVDKDLYKQYRQLKTKFPDPVGRVTKDACSGCHLGISFDKVKELKYEKGLVYCNHCGRILFWDPQMLD; encoded by the coding sequence ATGAACTATACTCGTAATTTGTGGCAATTACAACTTCTGGAAAAATACCATAAAAGCATGTCAGGTAAAAAGCCCGGGAATGAAATTATACAGCAACTGCAACAATTAAAAAAAGAAATTGAAGCAGGTCAAATGCAACTCAAAGAATTAAAAACTCATTATCAACGGATCAAGGAACAAAGTTTTGAGTTGGAACAGAAATCTAAGGAAACCAGAGGAAAATGTGAACAAATCAATGCAAAAATCTATGACGGAACCCTCCATGTGAAGGAAATACAGGGTTGCCAGCAAAGGGTGGAGCGTCTAAAACAGGATATTTCACGGCTTGAAGACCTGGAGCTGGAAAAAATGCAAATTAAAGAAGATATTAAAAAGCAGTGGGAAAGTAAAAAAGGGACCCTGGAATTATTAAAGACCAAGTATAAGGAGCTACACAGTCGGTACTTGCAAGAAAAAGAAGAAATAAAAGAACGGACCGCGGAGACGGCCCGTAAGATGGAAGAATTAATTCAGAATGTAGATAAAGATCTATATAAGCAATACCGGCAACTGAAAACAAAGTTCCCAGATCCCGTGGGGCGTGTTACCAAAGATGCCTGTTCAGGTTGCCACCTTGGTATTTCCTTTGACAAAGTAAAGGAACTTAAATATGAGAAGGGTTTGGTTTACTGCAATCATTGTGGTCGTATTTTGTTTTGGGACCCCCAAATGCTAGATTAA
- a CDS encoding Nif3-like dinuclear metal center hexameric protein, which yields MSTAREIVSMLEQIAPRHLAEEWDNSGWQVGDPAAGVSKVLLTLDVDAVVVREAVEKQVNLIISHHPLLMKGIKNIRLDEPKGELIAQLIKNNIGLYAAHTNLDSAAGGVNEQLAKRLGLQNIEVLHPAKGEKHLKLVVFVPVQQVEGVQRAISQAGAGWIGNYSDCTFSVQGEGTFRPLEGTNPFIGQQGQLEQVAESRLETIVPASKIKTVLKAMLEAHPYEEVAYDLYPLENQTSNAGLGRIGHLAETQSFADFIIAVKEALGLASVKVGGSMWKDVRRIAVCGGSGAELWPIAFAKGADVYITGDIKYHTAQDMLASGLNFIDAGHFATEHVILPELQRILSEACVKKNLVVEFMLTKRQSNPFMFL from the coding sequence ATGTCAACAGCCAGGGAGATTGTTTCAATGCTAGAACAAATCGCCCCACGCCATCTGGCAGAGGAGTGGGATAACAGCGGCTGGCAGGTGGGAGATCCTGCTGCTGGGGTTAGCAAAGTATTACTAACCCTGGACGTAGATGCTGTAGTAGTGCGGGAAGCGGTGGAAAAGCAGGTTAACCTGATTATTAGCCATCACCCGCTGTTGATGAAAGGTATTAAAAACATCCGCTTGGATGAACCCAAGGGGGAATTGATTGCCCAATTAATTAAAAATAACATTGGGCTTTATGCTGCCCATACCAACTTGGACAGTGCTGCAGGCGGAGTTAATGAGCAGTTGGCTAAACGACTGGGATTGCAAAATATAGAGGTTCTCCACCCTGCCAAGGGAGAAAAGCACTTAAAACTAGTTGTATTTGTACCTGTACAACAGGTGGAAGGGGTGCAGAGGGCCATATCCCAAGCTGGTGCTGGTTGGATCGGTAACTATAGTGATTGCACGTTCAGTGTTCAGGGGGAAGGAACCTTTCGTCCACTGGAGGGAACCAATCCCTTTATTGGACAGCAGGGACAGTTGGAACAGGTGGCGGAAAGCCGCCTGGAAACCATTGTACCAGCCAGTAAAATCAAAACAGTTCTCAAAGCTATGCTAGAGGCACATCCCTACGAAGAGGTGGCCTATGATCTGTATCCCTTGGAGAATCAGACCAGCAATGCGGGCTTAGGAAGAATTGGACATTTAGCAGAAACCCAGAGTTTTGCAGATTTTATCATTGCAGTCAAAGAAGCTTTGGGATTGGCCTCAGTTAAGGTTGGCGGCAGCATGTGGAAGGATGTACGAAGAATCGCTGTTTGTGGTGGCTCCGGAGCAGAGCTCTGGCCCATTGCATTTGCCAAAGGGGCCGATGTCTATATAACTGGCGATATTAAGTATCATACTGCCCAAGATATGCTGGCGTCTGGTTTAAATTTTATTGATGCCGGTCATTTTGCCACCGAGCACGTTATTTTACCGGAGTTACAAAGAATACTGTCCGAGGCCTGTGTCAAGAAAAATTTGGTTGTAGAATTTATGCTAACAAAACGTCAATCTAACCCTTTCATGTTTTTATAG
- a CDS encoding tRNA (adenine(22)-N(1))-methyltransferase — translation MINLSERLKCLAQFVPNGSVVADIGTDHGYLPTHLVLLGTCPRAIAADINKGPLEAAQSNILQYNVQDKIDLRLGNGLQVLRPGEADVIVIAGMGGGTIRDILEASPEVALQATRFILQPMADEKELRAYLLQHGWTLRDEELLLEDGRLYQVLVAERGQEEIGESILLEIGPRLIEKKHLLLSVHIRRLIEKYQRVLMGLQKSTQEVALRKAEHIKEKIGQLRKIEAELLSSH, via the coding sequence TTGATAAACCTAAGTGAACGATTGAAATGTCTGGCTCAGTTTGTGCCCAATGGAAGTGTTGTTGCTGATATCGGAACCGATCATGGTTATTTACCAACCCATCTGGTACTGCTGGGAACCTGCCCTAGAGCAATTGCCGCAGATATCAATAAAGGCCCCCTGGAAGCAGCCCAGTCCAACATCCTACAATACAATGTGCAAGATAAAATTGATTTACGACTGGGAAATGGTTTACAGGTGCTTAGGCCCGGTGAGGCAGATGTTATTGTTATTGCCGGGATGGGAGGGGGAACCATACGAGATATTTTAGAGGCTTCACCGGAGGTAGCCCTTCAAGCAACCAGGTTTATCCTGCAACCAATGGCAGATGAAAAGGAGCTTCGGGCATATTTGTTGCAGCATGGTTGGACTCTACGGGACGAAGAACTGCTATTGGAGGATGGTCGATTATATCAGGTCCTTGTGGCCGAAAGGGGTCAAGAGGAGATAGGTGAATCCATTTTACTGGAAATAGGGCCCAGGTTGATAGAGAAGAAACATTTACTTTTATCAGTTCATATCCGTAGATTAATCGAAAAATACCAACGGGTGTTAATGGGTTTACAGAAAAGTACCCAGGAAGTTGCACTAAGGAAAGCAGAACATATTAAGGAAAAGATTGGACAACTTAGAAAAATAGAAGCAGAGCTTTTAAGTAGTCATTAG
- a CDS encoding methyl-accepting chemotaxis protein translates to MQQSVKAKLLIPLIMIFGVSLITLVSLNHYQMRSAILSQEQVSFRNIESIVRNDLEATFTSTRMGLTSVINMPEVQQAFARRDREELQRLTAPIFEQAKKDGIEQFQFHLPPATSFLRLHQPQKYGDDLSSFRATVVQSNQEKKLVAGLEEGRGGYGFRVVAPVFFQGQHVGSAEYGMGFSPTILERWKEQCGGDFYMYPFASSEVAWQRVDKSKPLVGTAKEDPLKIDENEIKKAMSSKGVYASYVNGDNHAILIIPVYDYSGKPISYVKANLDRTEVLNKLDTVLRDSIVHLLLSLLIISLIMYWLITITLKPLQRISDNMTTVASGDLTKKLQLQGNDEISKLGQSFNTMLKDFRRLIGETRYITGELTKSSKALSMVTEETSVSVEEATEQVEKLAYSLQELDTMAKHAADYSQQAAGAAEEGQQVVQQAVKQIQILDSMVEGLSQETGGLGQKIEDVNKFVQLISEIAEQTNLLALNAAIESARAGEHGRGFSVVAQEVRKLADRSNQAAKDVKNIIIEITEQSENVMFNMNEGLKEVHASHQLINESGVKFKRIKELVELMAQQSQAVAVSGSQATASSSEISAAIQEQAASIQQVATSAGVLDQMAEDLKQQLSRFKSS, encoded by the coding sequence TTGCAGCAGAGTGTGAAGGCAAAATTATTGATACCGCTGATTATGATTTTTGGAGTTTCATTAATCACCCTTGTTTCCTTAAATCATTATCAAATGAGAAGTGCTATCCTAAGCCAGGAGCAGGTAAGTTTCCGGAATATTGAAAGTATTGTTCGCAACGACTTGGAGGCAACTTTTACTTCCACTCGCATGGGGCTGACCAGTGTTATTAATATGCCGGAAGTGCAGCAGGCCTTTGCACGAAGGGACCGGGAAGAACTGCAACGACTTACCGCACCCATTTTTGAGCAAGCTAAAAAGGATGGTATTGAACAGTTTCAGTTTCACTTGCCCCCAGCTACCTCTTTCCTGCGTCTGCATCAACCACAAAAGTATGGGGACGACCTGTCATCTTTCCGAGCCACCGTGGTTCAAAGTAATCAAGAAAAGAAACTGGTGGCTGGGTTAGAAGAGGGACGAGGTGGTTATGGTTTCCGGGTGGTGGCCCCTGTTTTTTTTCAGGGACAACATGTAGGAAGTGCCGAATATGGCATGGGCTTTAGCCCTACAATCTTAGAACGTTGGAAGGAACAGTGCGGTGGAGATTTCTATATGTATCCCTTTGCCAGTTCCGAAGTTGCTTGGCAAAGGGTTGACAAAAGCAAACCATTGGTGGGTACAGCAAAGGAAGATCCTCTTAAAATAGATGAAAATGAGATAAAGAAAGCCATGTCCAGCAAAGGTGTCTACGCCAGCTATGTAAACGGTGATAACCATGCGATTCTGATTATTCCGGTTTATGACTACAGTGGGAAACCCATCAGCTATGTGAAGGCGAACCTGGACCGTACCGAAGTCTTAAATAAATTGGATACCGTGTTGCGGGACAGCATAGTCCACCTACTTTTATCACTCTTGATAATTTCCCTAATTATGTATTGGTTAATTACGATCACATTAAAGCCACTGCAAAGAATCAGTGATAATATGACTACCGTAGCCAGTGGAGACTTAACCAAGAAATTGCAGTTGCAAGGTAATGATGAGATCTCTAAACTGGGACAAAGTTTTAATACCATGCTGAAGGATTTTCGGCGTTTAATTGGAGAAACACGTTATATAACCGGGGAACTCACTAAGTCCAGCAAGGCCCTCAGTATGGTAACGGAAGAAACCAGTGTTTCAGTGGAGGAAGCAACTGAACAGGTAGAAAAATTAGCCTATTCTTTGCAGGAATTGGATACGATGGCCAAGCATGCAGCGGATTATTCCCAACAAGCAGCCGGAGCTGCAGAGGAAGGCCAGCAAGTAGTCCAACAAGCAGTTAAACAGATACAAATTTTGGATAGCATGGTGGAAGGCTTGTCTCAGGAAACTGGTGGACTTGGACAAAAGATCGAAGATGTTAACAAGTTTGTACAGCTCATTAGCGAAATCGCAGAGCAAACAAACCTGCTGGCATTGAATGCCGCCATTGAGTCTGCCAGGGCAGGGGAGCATGGACGAGGTTTTTCTGTGGTAGCCCAGGAGGTTCGTAAGTTAGCCGACCGCTCCAATCAGGCAGCCAAAGATGTAAAGAATATTATTATAGAAATAACAGAGCAATCCGAAAATGTCATGTTTAACATGAATGAAGGGTTAAAGGAAGTCCATGCAAGCCACCAATTGATTAACGAATCGGGAGTAAAATTTAAACGGATTAAAGAGCTTGTAGAATTAATGGCGCAACAATCCCAAGCCGTGGCTGTTTCTGGTAGCCAGGCTACGGCCAGTAGTTCTGAAATATCAGCAGCCATTCAAGAACAAGCTGCTTCCATTCAACAAGTAGCAACCTCTGCAGGTGTCTTAGACCAAATGGCAGAGGACCTAAAGCAACAACTGAGCCGGTTTAAAAGTAGCTAG
- the rpoD gene encoding RNA polymerase sigma factor RpoD, with protein sequence MRDEAKVEQIKELIEKGKKRGVLTYNEIMDTLQGTELSPDQIDDIYEKISAMGIEVVPLASDLEPLEVDDSVENSTEEEVEVEVDLSIPEGIGIDDPVRMYLKEIGRVPLLSPEEEVDLAKRMEQGEEEAKRRLAEANLRLVVSIAKRYVGRGMLFLDLIQEGNLGLIKAVEKFDYRKGYKFSTYATWWIRQAITRAIADQARTIRIPVHMVETINKLIRVSRQLLQELGREPSPEEIAKEMDISGEKVREILKIAQEPVSLETPIGEEEDSHLGDFIEDADARAPAEEASFTLLREQLDEVLKTLTDREQKVLRLRFGLDDGRARTLEEVGQKFGVTRERIRQIEAKTLRKLRHPSRSKKLKDYLD encoded by the coding sequence ATGAGGGACGAAGCGAAAGTAGAACAAATTAAAGAGTTAATCGAAAAAGGCAAAAAACGTGGGGTACTAACATATAACGAAATTATGGATACCCTGCAGGGCACCGAGTTGTCGCCAGATCAAATTGACGACATTTATGAAAAGATTTCTGCTATGGGTATTGAAGTTGTCCCCTTAGCCAGTGATTTGGAGCCTCTGGAAGTAGATGACTCAGTAGAAAATTCAACCGAGGAAGAGGTTGAGGTTGAAGTTGATTTAAGTATTCCCGAGGGTATTGGTATCGATGACCCCGTTAGAATGTACCTAAAGGAAATTGGCCGGGTTCCCCTACTATCGCCCGAAGAAGAAGTAGACTTGGCTAAAAGGATGGAGCAAGGAGAAGAAGAAGCTAAACGACGTCTTGCGGAGGCTAATTTACGACTGGTTGTTAGTATTGCCAAGCGCTACGTGGGCAGGGGTATGCTTTTCTTGGATTTAATCCAGGAAGGAAATTTAGGTCTTATTAAAGCGGTAGAAAAATTTGATTATCGAAAAGGTTATAAATTCAGTACCTATGCCACCTGGTGGATTCGGCAGGCCATTACCCGGGCCATTGCAGATCAGGCCCGTACCATCCGTATCCCTGTACATATGGTGGAAACCATAAATAAATTGATTCGGGTTTCTCGCCAACTGCTACAGGAACTGGGAAGGGAACCCTCCCCTGAAGAAATTGCCAAAGAGATGGATATTTCTGGTGAAAAAGTTCGAGAAATCTTGAAAATTGCTCAGGAGCCTGTATCACTGGAAACGCCCATTGGTGAAGAAGAAGATTCACACCTGGGTGATTTTATTGAAGATGCAGATGCCAGGGCACCAGCAGAAGAAGCTTCCTTTACACTTTTGCGCGAACAATTAGATGAAGTTCTTAAAACCTTAACGGATCGTGAGCAAAAGGTTCTTCGCCTGCGTTTTGGTTTGGACGATGGTCGTGCTAGAACATTGGAAGAAGTGGGACAAAAATTTGGCGTTACTAGAGAACGTATTCGTCAAATTGAAGCAAAGACGTTACGGAAACTGCGACATCCAAGCCGTAGTAAGAAATTAAAGGATTACCTGGATTAA